AGACCGGCGCCAACCTCTGGGATTATCTGCGCAAGGGCTACCCCTATTTCGGCGCCATCATCCGCCTGGCCTGGGAGCGGCGCGCGCTCGCCTCGCCGGCGCAGGTACGCGCCTGAAATTGAACACAAAGGCACAAAGAACACAAAGAAAACACGAAGGCGCGAAGAACGACTAAAGTCGTTACTACAGATTCACGCCTTCACGTTTCACGTTTCGACAGATTAACGACTAAAGTCGTTACTACGGACTCACGTCTTCACGTTTCACGTTTTCGCAAAGAACGACTAAAGTCGTTACTACGGACTCACGTCTTCACGTTTCACGTTTTCGCAAAGAACGACTAAAGTCGTTACTACGGACTCATGTCTTCACGTTTCACGTTTCACGCCAAATAGCGACAAATCTCCAATCTCCAATCTCCAATCTCCAACCTCCAACCCCCATGCTCCAACCCGCCAAACTCAGCCTGGAAGAAATGGGCGACCTGGCCCAGATCATCCCCATCGCCGACCCCGAAGTCAAGCTGCGCTACCGCGCCATCCCGGCCTTCGACCAGCCCACCCGCCGCCACATCATCCCCGTCTGCGAGCCGACGCTGGGCGGCAATGAGCTGAAGTACGTCCAGCGCGCCATCGAGACCAACTGGATCTCGTCGGCGGGCAGCTTCATCCCCGAATTCGAGCACCGTTTCGCCGAGTTCTGCGGCGCCAAATACGGGGTTTCCTGCAACAACGGCACCGTCGCCCTGCATCTGGCCCTGGCCACCCTCGGCCTGGAGCCGGACGACGAAGTCATCCTGCCGGCCTTCACCATGATCGCCACCATCAACGCCGTCACCTACTGCGGGGCCAGGCCGGTGCTGGTAGACAGCGAGCCAACTTATTGGCAAATGGATGTGGCGCAGGTGGCGACCAAGATCACCCCGCGCACCAAGGCCATCATCCCCGTCCACACCTACGGCCACCCGGTCGATATGGACCCGCTGCTCGAGCTGGCCGACCGGCACGGCCTCTCCGTGCTCGAAGATGCCGCCGAATCGCACGGGGCCGAGTACAAGGGCCGGCGCACGGGCGGGCTGGGACGGGCGGGTGTGTTCAGCTTCTACGGCAACAAGATCATCACCACCGGCGAGGGTGGGATGATCACCACCAACGACGAGCATCTGGCCCGGCTGGCCTGGAACCTGCGCGACCACGCCTTCAGCCACGAGCGCCATTTCTGGCACAAATTCGTCGGTTTCAACTACCGCATGACCAACCTGCAGGCGGCGGTGGGGCTGGCGCAGACCGAGCAGTTGGATGGCTTCGTGGCCGCCCGCCGCCGCAACGCCGCCCTCTACAGCCAGCGCCTGGCCGCCATCCCCGGCATCACCACCCCGCCCGAAGCCAGCTGGGCCAAGAATGTGTTCTGGATGTACGGCATCCTGGTGGACGAGGCCGCCTACGGCATGAACCGCGACCAGTTGCGACAGGTGTTGGCCGAAAACGGCGTCGAAACCCGCACCTTCTTCATCCCC
The Caldilineales bacterium DNA segment above includes these coding regions:
- a CDS encoding DegT/DnrJ/EryC1/StrS family aminotransferase — translated: MLQPAKLSLEEMGDLAQIIPIADPEVKLRYRAIPAFDQPTRRHIIPVCEPTLGGNELKYVQRAIETNWISSAGSFIPEFEHRFAEFCGAKYGVSCNNGTVALHLALATLGLEPDDEVILPAFTMIATINAVTYCGARPVLVDSEPTYWQMDVAQVATKITPRTKAIIPVHTYGHPVDMDPLLELADRHGLSVLEDAAESHGAEYKGRRTGGLGRAGVFSFYGNKIITTGEGGMITTNDEHLARLAWNLRDHAFSHERHFWHKFVGFNYRMTNLQAAVGLAQTEQLDGFVAARRRNAALYSQRLAAIPGITTPPEASWAKNVFWMYGILVDEAAYGMNRDQLRQVLAENGVETRTFFIPMHCQPVYWQQFKGQRFPVAEKLCQQGFYLPSASSLTLAEIEYVTDVIREAGKS